Proteins found in one Cellulomonas palmilytica genomic segment:
- the prfB gene encoding peptide chain release factor 2, with amino-acid sequence MATTDFPAEIRELRTTLESIQSVSDPTALREKIARLSEQASAPDLWDDPESAQKVTSALSSAQSELERVDKLKSRIDDLETLVELGQEMEDEDTLAEAETELVKIRKDLDQLEVRTLLAGEYDQREAVVTIRSGAGGVDAADFAEMLLRMYLRWAERHGYPTAVLDTSYAEEAGLKSATFEVKAPYAYGHLSVEAGTHRLVRISPFDNQGRRQTSFAAVEVIPLIEQTDSIEIPESEIKVDVFRSSGPGGQSVNTTDSAVRMTHLPTGIVVSMQNEKSQIQNRAAALRVLQSRLLLQRQEEERAAKKELAGDIKASWGDQMRSYVLQPYQMVKDLRTEHEVGNPAAVFDGDIDDFIEAGIRWRRAQETQSA; translated from the coding sequence GTGGCCACCACCGACTTTCCCGCTGAGATCCGCGAGCTGCGCACCACCCTGGAGTCCATCCAGTCGGTGAGCGACCCGACCGCGCTGCGGGAGAAGATCGCGCGCCTGTCGGAGCAGGCCTCGGCGCCGGACCTGTGGGACGACCCGGAGTCGGCGCAGAAGGTGACGAGCGCGCTGTCGTCGGCGCAGAGCGAGCTCGAGCGGGTCGACAAGCTGAAGTCCCGCATCGACGACCTCGAGACCCTGGTCGAGCTGGGGCAGGAGATGGAGGACGAGGACACGCTCGCCGAGGCGGAGACGGAGCTCGTCAAGATCCGCAAGGACCTGGACCAGCTCGAGGTCCGCACGCTGCTGGCGGGGGAGTACGACCAGCGTGAGGCGGTCGTGACGATCCGCTCGGGCGCGGGTGGCGTGGATGCGGCGGACTTCGCGGAGATGCTGCTGCGCATGTACCTGCGCTGGGCCGAGCGGCACGGCTACCCGACGGCGGTGCTCGACACCTCCTACGCGGAGGAGGCCGGCCTGAAGTCGGCGACGTTCGAGGTCAAGGCTCCGTACGCGTACGGGCACCTGTCGGTCGAGGCGGGCACGCACCGCCTGGTGCGCATCTCGCCGTTCGACAACCAGGGGCGCCGGCAGACGTCGTTCGCGGCGGTCGAGGTGATCCCGCTGATCGAGCAGACGGACAGCATCGAGATCCCGGAGTCGGAGATCAAGGTGGACGTGTTCCGCTCGTCGGGCCCGGGTGGTCAGTCGGTCAACACGACGGACTCGGCGGTGCGCATGACGCACCTCCCGACGGGCATCGTCGTGTCGATGCAGAACGAGAAGTCGCAGATCCAGAACCGGGCGGCGGCGCTGCGCGTCCTGCAGTCGCGCCTGCTCCTGCAGCGTCAGGAGGAGGAGCGCGCGGCGAAGAAGGAGCTCGCGGGCGACATCAAGGCGAGCTGGGGCGACCAGATGCGCTCGTACGTGCTGCAGCCGTACCAGATGGTCAAGGACCTGCGCACGGAGCACGAGGTCGGGAACCCGGCGGCGGTGTTCGACGGCGACATCGACGACTTCATCGAGGCGGGCATCCGCTGGCGTCGCGCGCAGGAGACGCAGTCGGCCTGA
- the ftsE gene encoding cell division ATP-binding protein FtsE, which translates to MIKFENVTKVYARGARPALDRITLEVERGEFVFLVGASGSGKSTFLRLVLREERASAGKVFVAGKELGSLSSWKVPQLRRQIGAVFQDFRLLPNKTVFENVAFALQVIGKPRHQILTTVPDVLEMVGLAGKEKRRPHELSGGEQQRVAIARAFVNRPQILLCDEPTGNLDPTTSLGIMRLLDRINRTGTTVVMATHDDEIVDQMRKRVVELATGELVRDQSRGVYGSDR; encoded by the coding sequence GTGATCAAGTTCGAGAACGTCACCAAGGTCTACGCGCGCGGCGCACGCCCCGCGCTGGACCGCATCACGCTCGAGGTGGAGCGCGGTGAGTTCGTCTTCCTCGTCGGCGCGTCCGGCTCGGGGAAGTCGACGTTCCTGCGCCTCGTGCTGCGCGAGGAACGCGCGTCGGCCGGCAAGGTCTTCGTCGCGGGCAAGGAGCTCGGCTCGCTGTCGTCGTGGAAGGTCCCGCAGCTGCGTCGCCAGATCGGCGCGGTCTTCCAGGACTTCCGCCTGCTGCCCAACAAGACCGTGTTCGAGAACGTCGCGTTCGCGCTGCAGGTCATCGGCAAGCCGCGGCACCAGATCCTCACGACCGTCCCGGACGTGCTCGAGATGGTCGGGCTCGCGGGCAAGGAGAAGCGCCGTCCGCACGAGCTGTCGGGCGGTGAGCAGCAGCGTGTCGCGATCGCGCGCGCGTTCGTCAACCGGCCGCAGATCCTGCTGTGCGACGAGCCCACCGGCAACCTCGACCCGACGACGTCCCTGGGGATCATGCGCCTGCTCGACCGCATCAACCGCACCGGCACCACGGTGGTCATGGCCACGCACGACGACGAGATCGTCGACCAGATGCGCAAGCGCGTCGTCGAGCTCGCGACCGGTGAGCTCGTGCGCGACCAGTCGCGCGGCGTCTACGGCTCGGACCGCTGA
- the mmsB gene encoding multiple monosaccharide ABC transporter permease — MSTDTNLAPAMPPGEQARVPLSQRLSGLGGNARQYGIFAALVLIVLLFQGLTDGRLLKPDNVVSLFQQNAYVMVLAIGMVMVIVAGHIDLSVGSVVAFVGGVVAVSITDWGLPWWVAVLIGVAIGAVVGAWQGFWIAYIGIPAFIVTLAGMLIFRGLALVVVSQTIRVNDDDFNSIVSGSLPNFLGFSGDMDVVTLVIGALAFAAFAFAQFRARMQLRKHDLHVEAFGLFVAKLVGIAIALGFLSVLLSLSAGGMPIILVIVGVLIVAYTFLMGRTVFGRHIYAVGGNRPAASLSGVRTKRVDFMIFVNIGALAGVAAIITTARGGAAVAAAGQSFELDAIAACFIGGAAVTGGIGRISGAIVGALIMGVLNMGLSIMSVDPSWQQAIKGLVLLFAVAFDLINKRRAGTSS; from the coding sequence ATGAGCACCGACACCAACCTCGCCCCCGCGATGCCCCCCGGTGAGCAGGCCCGCGTCCCGCTGAGCCAGCGCCTGTCGGGCCTCGGCGGGAACGCGCGCCAGTACGGCATCTTCGCGGCGCTCGTGCTGATCGTCCTGCTCTTCCAGGGGCTCACCGACGGCCGTCTCCTCAAGCCGGACAACGTCGTCTCCCTGTTCCAGCAGAACGCGTACGTCATGGTGCTCGCCATCGGCATGGTCATGGTGATCGTCGCCGGTCACATCGACCTGTCGGTCGGGTCGGTCGTCGCGTTCGTCGGCGGTGTCGTGGCCGTGTCGATCACCGACTGGGGCCTGCCGTGGTGGGTCGCGGTGCTCATCGGCGTCGCGATCGGAGCCGTGGTCGGCGCCTGGCAGGGCTTCTGGATCGCGTACATCGGGATCCCGGCGTTCATCGTGACGCTCGCCGGCATGCTGATCTTCCGCGGCCTCGCGCTCGTCGTGGTCAGCCAGACCATCCGCGTCAACGACGACGACTTCAACTCGATCGTCTCCGGCTCGCTGCCGAACTTCCTCGGCTTCAGCGGAGACATGGACGTCGTCACGCTCGTCATCGGTGCGCTCGCCTTCGCGGCCTTCGCGTTCGCGCAGTTCCGCGCCCGCATGCAGCTGCGCAAGCACGACCTGCACGTCGAGGCGTTCGGCCTGTTCGTCGCGAAGCTCGTCGGCATCGCGATCGCGCTCGGCTTCCTGTCCGTGCTGCTGTCGCTGTCGGCCGGCGGCATGCCGATCATCCTCGTGATCGTCGGTGTCCTGATCGTCGCCTACACGTTCCTCATGGGGCGCACGGTCTTCGGCCGGCACATCTACGCGGTCGGTGGCAACCGACCCGCGGCGAGCCTGTCGGGTGTGCGCACCAAGCGCGTCGACTTCATGATCTTCGTCAACATCGGCGCCCTCGCGGGCGTCGCGGCGATCATCACGACCGCCCGCGGCGGTGCGGCCGTCGCGGCCGCCGGCCAGAGCTTCGAGCTCGACGCGATCGCGGCCTGCTTCATCGGTGGCGCGGCCGTCACCGGCGGTATCGGCCGGATCTCGGGCGCCATCGTCGGTGCGCTCATCATGGGCGTGCTGAACATGGGCCTGTCGATCATGTCGGTCGACCCGTCCTGGCAGCAGGCGATCAAGGGTCTGGTGCTGCTGTTCGCGGTGGCGTTCGACCTGATCAACAAGCGTCGCGCCGGCACGAGCAGCTGA
- a CDS encoding LacI family DNA-binding transcriptional regulator codes for MAVTIRDVAQRAGVSKTTVSRVLNGRDELDARTAARVRAVIAELGYVPNARAVAFARGSTHVVAMLLPSLTWPWIGEVVQAAIEAVEDEGYGMLVFTTTQGEESMRRFTEHVSARAFDGLLVVEPEGQLDYITRLHDEGLPVVLIDDRGHEPRFGSVATTNRLGALAAAHHLLGIGRRAPLVISGDPRFGCVQDRLAGFAEGFAAAGRTLDPLHTVEGDFSYESGQAAVHRALEAGIEFDSLFVHNDTMAAAAMVELRRAGLRIPDDVAVVGFDDLPSAAQTDPPLTTVHQPIREMGQAAARALLASFRGTPVPNEPIILPTSFTVRASTVG; via the coding sequence GTGGCTGTGACCATCCGCGACGTCGCGCAACGCGCCGGCGTCAGCAAGACGACGGTCTCGCGCGTGCTCAACGGCCGCGACGAGCTCGACGCGCGCACCGCCGCACGCGTCCGCGCCGTGATCGCCGAGCTCGGCTACGTCCCCAACGCACGGGCGGTCGCGTTCGCACGCGGCTCCACGCACGTCGTCGCCATGCTCCTGCCCTCGCTCACCTGGCCCTGGATCGGCGAGGTCGTCCAGGCAGCGATCGAGGCCGTCGAGGACGAGGGCTACGGGATGCTCGTCTTCACCACCACACAGGGCGAGGAGTCGATGCGCCGGTTCACGGAGCACGTCTCCGCGCGCGCGTTCGACGGCCTGCTCGTCGTCGAGCCCGAGGGCCAGCTCGACTACATCACCCGGCTGCACGACGAGGGGCTGCCCGTCGTCCTCATCGACGACCGCGGCCACGAGCCGCGCTTCGGCTCCGTCGCGACGACGAACCGGCTCGGCGCGCTCGCCGCCGCGCACCACCTGCTCGGCATCGGACGCCGCGCTCCCCTGGTCATCAGCGGCGACCCGCGGTTCGGCTGCGTGCAGGACCGCCTCGCAGGCTTCGCCGAGGGCTTCGCCGCCGCCGGCCGCACGCTCGACCCCCTGCACACCGTCGAGGGCGACTTCAGCTACGAGTCCGGTCAGGCCGCCGTGCACCGCGCGCTCGAGGCCGGCATCGAGTTCGACTCCTTGTTCGTGCACAACGACACCATGGCGGCCGCCGCCATGGTCGAGCTGCGCCGCGCCGGCCTGCGCATCCCCGACGACGTCGCGGTCGTCGGGTTCGACGACCTGCCGTCCGCCGCGCAGACCGACCCGCCGCTCACGACCGTGCACCAGCCCATCCGCGAGATGGGTCAGGCCGCGGCGCGCGCCCTGCTCGCGAGCTTCCGCGGCACGCCCGTGCCGAACGAGCCGATCATCCTGCCCACGTCGTTCACCGTGCGAGCGTCGACGGTCGGCTGA
- the ftsX gene encoding permease-like cell division protein FtsX, translated as MRLRFILSEIGIGLRRNLSMTISVVLVTFVSLTFVGSAALLQLQIGKMKDDWYDKVEVSVFLCPATSPEPTCAGGEVTDEQKDAITAALDEPEIAPLVEEVFFETKEEAFDSFKKQFGDQSWASVATVDDMNSSFRIKLTDPSQYEVVADVVSGKQGVESVQDQRRLFDRLFLVIDRATLLTGGLAAVMLVAAVLLITTTIRLSAMSRRRETGIMRLVGASTWFIQLPFMLEGAIAATVGSLMAVGGLWLGVEYLVTDWLGGTVSWIPYVTTADVLTVAPLLVVAGILLAAISSLVTLSRYTKV; from the coding sequence ATGCGACTGCGATTCATCCTCTCCGAGATCGGCATCGGTCTTCGTCGGAACCTGTCGATGACGATCTCGGTCGTCCTCGTCACGTTCGTCTCGCTGACGTTCGTCGGCTCCGCCGCCCTGCTGCAGCTGCAGATCGGCAAGATGAAGGACGACTGGTACGACAAGGTCGAGGTCTCGGTCTTCCTCTGCCCGGCGACGTCTCCCGAGCCGACGTGCGCGGGCGGTGAGGTCACCGACGAGCAGAAGGACGCCATCACCGCGGCGCTCGACGAGCCGGAGATCGCCCCGCTCGTCGAGGAGGTCTTCTTCGAGACCAAGGAGGAGGCGTTCGACTCCTTCAAGAAGCAGTTCGGCGACCAGTCGTGGGCGTCGGTCGCGACCGTCGACGACATGAACTCCTCGTTCCGCATCAAGCTCACCGACCCGTCGCAGTACGAGGTCGTCGCGGACGTCGTGTCCGGCAAGCAGGGCGTCGAGTCCGTGCAGGACCAGCGGCGCCTGTTCGACCGCCTCTTCCTGGTGATCGACCGCGCGACGCTGCTCACGGGCGGGCTCGCCGCCGTCATGCTCGTCGCCGCCGTCCTGCTCATCACCACGACCATCCGCCTGTCCGCGATGTCCCGCCGGCGCGAGACCGGCATCATGCGGCTCGTCGGCGCGTCCACGTGGTTCATCCAGCTGCCGTTCATGCTCGAGGGGGCGATCGCGGCGACGGTCGGGTCGCTCATGGCGGTCGGCGGGCTGTGGCTCGGCGTGGAGTACCTGGTCACGGACTGGTTGGGCGGTACTGTCTCCTGGATCCCGTACGTGACCACAGCCGACGTCCTCACGGTCGCGCCGCTCCTGGTGGTTGCCGGCATCCTGCTGGCTGCGATCTCCTCGCTCGTGACCCTGAGCCGCTACACGAAGGTGTGA
- a CDS encoding TadE/TadG family type IV pilus assembly protein, with protein MLIGGLIVVIALGIVQLTLGLHVRNTLVDSASAGARYGALDGRSTSDAARRTRELVAGSLADGYASDVTARRVVVDGVEMIEVEVRAPLPVIGLIGPAGRLTVSGHAIAEDDLP; from the coding sequence GTGCTGATCGGCGGCCTGATCGTCGTGATCGCCCTCGGCATCGTGCAGCTCACGCTCGGGCTGCACGTGCGCAACACGCTGGTCGACAGCGCGTCCGCGGGCGCCCGGTACGGCGCGCTCGACGGCCGCTCGACGAGCGACGCCGCACGACGCACGCGGGAGCTGGTCGCCGGCTCGCTGGCCGACGGCTACGCGTCCGACGTGACCGCGCGGCGCGTCGTTGTCGACGGCGTGGAGATGATCGAGGTCGAGGTGCGCGCGCCGCTTCCGGTGATCGGCCTGATCGGCCCTGCGGGCCGGCTCACGGTGTCGGGCCACGCGATCGCCGAGGACGACCTGCCGTGA
- a CDS encoding substrate-binding domain-containing protein, producing the protein MSQTWKKLSVAIATAGLLTASLAACSSERSGDDDKPTAGAGATGGAAAEEGGLIGIAMPTKALERWNRDGAHLVELLEEAGFETSLQYADNKTDQQISQIENMINDGAKVLVIASIDGTTLGPVLEQAAAKDVKVIAYDRLINETPNVDYYATFDNYKVGQMQGTFIEETLGLKDGKGPFNFEPFAGSPDDNNAKFYFQGAWDILKQYVENGKLVVPSGKAPKTDDQWTNIGILGWGSDDAQAEMENRLNSFYGGDTKVEVVLSPNDSLALGISQALTGAGYKAGEGWPVLTGQDADQANVLNMLAGKQSMTVWKDTRALGDAVANMVKEVVAGGDVTVNDTTTYNNNVKTVPTLLLDPQVVTPDTVEKDLVESGFYSASDLGL; encoded by the coding sequence ATGTCCCAGACCTGGAAGAAGCTGTCGGTCGCCATCGCGACCGCCGGCCTGCTCACCGCCTCCCTCGCCGCGTGCAGCAGCGAGCGCAGCGGCGACGACGACAAGCCGACCGCCGGCGCGGGTGCCACGGGCGGCGCGGCGGCGGAGGAGGGCGGCCTCATCGGCATCGCCATGCCGACGAAGGCCCTCGAGCGGTGGAACCGCGACGGCGCCCACCTCGTGGAGCTCCTCGAGGAGGCGGGCTTCGAGACGAGCCTGCAGTACGCGGACAACAAGACCGACCAGCAGATCAGCCAGATCGAGAACATGATCAACGACGGCGCCAAGGTGCTCGTCATCGCCTCGATCGACGGCACCACGCTCGGCCCGGTGCTCGAGCAGGCCGCCGCGAAGGACGTCAAGGTCATCGCGTACGACCGCCTGATCAACGAGACGCCGAACGTCGACTACTACGCGACGTTCGACAACTACAAGGTCGGCCAGATGCAGGGCACCTTCATCGAGGAGACCCTCGGCCTCAAGGACGGCAAGGGCCCGTTCAACTTCGAGCCGTTCGCCGGGTCGCCCGACGACAACAACGCGAAGTTCTACTTCCAGGGCGCCTGGGACATCCTCAAGCAGTACGTCGAGAACGGGAAGCTCGTCGTGCCGTCGGGCAAGGCGCCCAAGACGGACGACCAGTGGACGAACATCGGCATCCTCGGCTGGGGCTCGGACGACGCCCAGGCCGAGATGGAGAACCGCCTCAACTCGTTCTACGGCGGCGACACCAAGGTCGAGGTCGTGCTGTCCCCGAACGACTCGCTCGCGCTCGGCATCTCGCAGGCGCTCACCGGCGCCGGCTACAAGGCCGGCGAGGGCTGGCCGGTCCTGACCGGTCAGGACGCGGACCAGGCGAACGTGCTCAACATGCTCGCCGGCAAGCAGTCCATGACGGTCTGGAAGGACACGCGTGCGCTGGGTGACGCGGTCGCCAACATGGTCAAGGAGGTCGTCGCGGGCGGCGACGTCACGGTGAACGACACGACCACGTACAACAACAACGTCAAGACCGTCCCGACGCTGCTGCTCGACCCGCAGGTCGTCACGCCCGACACGGTCGAGAAGGACCTGGTCGAGTCCGGCTTCTACTCGGCATCCGACCTGGGTCTGTGA
- a CDS encoding TadE/TadG family type IV pilus assembly protein, protein MSGGTPVPPALRRLVARLAARVRHGDARDDGSAIVEFLGLAFVLLLPLVYLVMVLARLEAASYAVESAAREAARVYVAADDATSAAARAAAVTGVALQDQGFDDEPAEALVVTCEQSPCLQPDAHVEARVQVVVPLPFVPDMVRDVVPLEIPVSSSHVAVVDEYRSIR, encoded by the coding sequence GTGAGCGGCGGAACGCCCGTGCCGCCGGCCCTCCGCCGGCTCGTCGCGCGCCTCGCGGCGCGGGTCCGCCACGGCGACGCGCGCGACGACGGAAGCGCGATCGTCGAGTTCCTCGGCCTCGCGTTCGTCCTGCTGCTGCCGCTCGTGTACCTCGTGATGGTCCTCGCGCGGCTCGAGGCCGCGAGCTACGCGGTCGAGTCGGCCGCGCGCGAGGCGGCCCGCGTGTACGTCGCGGCGGACGACGCCACGTCGGCGGCCGCCCGAGCCGCGGCCGTCACCGGGGTCGCTCTCCAGGACCAGGGCTTCGACGACGAGCCGGCCGAGGCGCTCGTCGTGACGTGCGAGCAGTCGCCGTGCCTGCAGCCCGACGCGCACGTCGAGGCACGCGTGCAGGTCGTCGTCCCGCTGCCGTTCGTGCCCGACATGGTGCGCGACGTCGTCCCGCTCGAGATCCCCGTGTCGTCGAGCCACGTCGCGGTCGTCGACGAGTACCGGAGCATCAGGTGA
- the mmsA gene encoding multiple monosaccharide ABC transporter ATP-binding protein — MDTTATPDYILEMRGITKRFPGVLALSDVNLSVRRGEIHAICGENGAGKSTLMKVLSGVYPHGTYEGDIVFEGSTAEFRTIRDSEHVGIVIIHQELALSPFLSIAENIFLGNERAQRGVIDWNHTNSEAAKLLERVGLDERPDTKIIDIGVGKQQLVEIAKALSKEVKLLILDEPTAALNDEDSAHLLGLISGLRDLGITSIIISHKLNEIESIADTTTIIRDGQTIETLDMRAEGVTEERIIRGMVGRPLDHRFPEHTPSIGDEVLRIEDWTVHHPLDQARKVVDGASLNVRRGEIVGIAGLMGAGRTELAMSVFGRAYGSHISGRVYKDGREVQLHTVGAAIDAGLAYATEDRKHYGLNLISTIRDNISGAAIHKVASRGVIDRNEELKVAERFRKDLGIRTPTVEALVGKLSGGNQQKVVLSKWIFSDPDVLILDEPTRGIDVGAKYEIYTIINKLADAGKGVIVISSELPELLGICDRIYTLSQGRITGEVAREDATQERLMHYMTMEKDVTPR, encoded by the coding sequence ATGGACACCACAGCAACACCCGACTACATCCTCGAGATGCGGGGCATCACCAAGCGTTTCCCGGGCGTACTCGCCCTCTCGGACGTGAACCTGTCCGTCCGCCGCGGCGAGATCCACGCGATCTGCGGCGAGAACGGCGCGGGCAAGTCGACCCTCATGAAGGTGCTCTCCGGCGTCTACCCGCACGGGACCTACGAGGGCGACATCGTCTTCGAGGGCAGCACCGCCGAGTTCCGCACCATCCGCGACTCGGAGCACGTGGGGATCGTCATCATCCACCAGGAGCTGGCGCTGTCGCCGTTCCTGTCGATCGCCGAGAACATCTTCCTCGGCAACGAGCGCGCGCAGCGCGGCGTCATCGACTGGAACCACACCAACTCCGAGGCCGCGAAGCTGCTCGAGCGCGTCGGTCTCGACGAGCGCCCCGACACCAAGATCATCGACATCGGCGTCGGCAAGCAGCAGCTCGTGGAGATCGCCAAGGCGCTCTCCAAGGAGGTCAAGCTCCTCATCCTCGACGAGCCGACCGCGGCCCTGAACGACGAGGACAGCGCGCACCTGCTCGGCCTGATCAGCGGTCTGCGTGACCTCGGCATCACCTCGATCATCATCAGCCACAAGCTGAACGAGATCGAGTCGATCGCCGACACCACGACGATCATCCGCGACGGCCAGACGATCGAGACGCTGGACATGCGCGCCGAGGGCGTGACCGAGGAGCGGATCATCCGCGGCATGGTCGGGCGCCCGCTCGACCACCGGTTCCCCGAGCACACGCCGTCCATCGGCGACGAGGTGCTGCGCATCGAGGACTGGACCGTGCACCACCCGCTCGACCAGGCCCGCAAGGTCGTCGACGGCGCGTCGCTCAACGTGCGGCGCGGCGAGATCGTCGGCATCGCGGGGCTCATGGGTGCGGGACGCACCGAGCTCGCGATGTCGGTGTTCGGCCGGGCGTACGGCTCGCACATCTCGGGGCGCGTCTACAAGGACGGCCGCGAGGTCCAGCTCCACACGGTGGGTGCGGCGATCGACGCGGGACTCGCGTACGCGACCGAGGACCGCAAGCACTACGGGCTGAACCTCATCTCGACCATCCGGGACAACATCTCGGGTGCCGCGATCCACAAGGTCGCCTCGCGAGGCGTCATCGACCGCAACGAGGAGCTGAAGGTCGCCGAGCGGTTCCGCAAGGACCTCGGCATCCGCACGCCCACGGTCGAGGCGCTCGTCGGGAAGCTGTCCGGCGGCAACCAGCAGAAGGTCGTGCTGAGCAAGTGGATCTTCTCCGACCCGGACGTGCTGATCCTCGACGAGCCGACGCGCGGCATCGACGTCGGCGCGAAGTACGAGATCTACACGATCATCAACAAGCTGGCTGACGCGGGCAAGGGCGTCATCGTCATCTCGTCGGAGCTGCCCGAGCTGCTCGGCATCTGCGACCGCATCTACACCCTGTCCCAGGGGCGCATCACGGGCGAGGTCGCCCGCGAGGACGCGACCCAGGAGCGACTCATGCACTACATGACCATGGAGAAGGACGTGACTCCCCGATGA
- a CDS encoding ROK family transcriptional regulator, giving the protein MSRRASTAGSQSSLREANRQLVVETVKRYGGLTQVELSEATGLSQATVSTIVRELYAAGVVDTVATTRSGRRAQMVTLARRVGLAADVQIGHRHLRVALGDFSHEILAEQTLPLPVEHRVDTTLDRVALLVIDLLERVGASLGDVVGMGVGVPAPVDLATGMISVEGIMPGWDDVHLGQVLSKRLELPVYVDNDANLAAVAESTVGAARDHADSLFLRASYGVGAGIVLGGQVLRGFAGTAGEIGHLTVRPDGEPCRCGRRGCLDTVVGAGALLDAVGPVPGIASLRDVVQRANQGDERCGDAIAEAGAVIGAALAGLVLAVNPQVVVVGGELAETGETLVAPLRAALSRHALPNRIAPLEVVRASLGTRAEMVGALALAVQSTDVPLSVDETVDVEGLG; this is encoded by the coding sequence GTGAGCAGGCGAGCGAGCACGGCCGGCTCACAGTCGTCCCTGCGCGAGGCCAACCGCCAGCTCGTCGTCGAGACGGTCAAGCGGTACGGCGGCCTGACGCAGGTCGAGCTCTCCGAGGCCACCGGTCTGTCCCAGGCGACGGTGTCGACGATCGTCCGCGAGCTCTACGCCGCGGGGGTCGTCGACACTGTCGCGACCACGCGCAGCGGGCGGCGTGCCCAGATGGTCACGCTCGCCCGCCGCGTGGGTCTCGCGGCCGACGTGCAGATCGGCCACCGGCACCTGCGCGTCGCGCTGGGCGACTTCTCGCACGAGATCCTCGCCGAGCAGACGCTCCCGCTGCCGGTGGAGCACCGGGTCGACACGACGCTCGACCGGGTCGCGCTGCTGGTGATCGACCTGCTCGAACGGGTCGGGGCGTCGCTCGGCGACGTGGTCGGCATGGGCGTCGGCGTGCCGGCTCCCGTCGACCTCGCGACGGGGATGATCTCCGTCGAGGGGATCATGCCCGGCTGGGACGACGTGCACCTCGGGCAGGTCCTGTCCAAGCGGCTCGAGCTGCCCGTGTACGTCGACAACGACGCGAACCTGGCGGCCGTCGCGGAGTCCACCGTCGGCGCCGCGCGGGACCACGCGGACAGCCTGTTCCTGCGGGCGTCGTACGGCGTGGGCGCCGGGATCGTCCTCGGCGGCCAGGTGCTGCGCGGCTTCGCGGGCACCGCGGGGGAGATCGGGCACCTCACGGTGCGCCCCGACGGCGAGCCGTGCCGGTGCGGCCGGCGCGGGTGCCTCGACACGGTCGTCGGGGCGGGAGCGCTGCTCGACGCGGTCGGGCCCGTGCCTGGGATCGCGAGCCTGCGCGACGTCGTGCAGCGCGCCAACCAGGGCGACGAGCGCTGCGGCGACGCGATCGCGGAGGCCGGTGCGGTGATCGGGGCGGCGCTCGCGGGGCTCGTGCTGGCGGTGAACCCGCAGGTGGTGGTCGTGGGCGGGGAGCTCGCGGAGACCGGCGAGACGCTCGTGGCGCCGCTGCGCGCGGCGCTCTCGCGGCACGCGCTGCCGAACCGCATCGCGCCGCTGGAGGTGGTACGCGCGAGCCTCGGCACGCGCGCGGAGATGGTGGGGGCGCTGGCACTCGCGGTCCAGTCGACCGACGTGCCTCTGAGCGTCGACGAGACCGTCGACGTCGAGGGGTTGGGATGA
- a CDS encoding ATP-binding cassette domain-containing protein has translation MDAVPVPLLSMRGISKNFGAVEALAGVDIDVFAHEVVALVGDNGAGKSTLAKVVAGAYTPDAGLIEIAGEPTTITTPAAAHQLGIATVFQDFALCDNLDVTSNLFLGREVRSGGLLDDGYMEATARRVLDKLNSRIPSVRTPLSTLSAGQRQSVAIARTLIGEPRIVVLDEPTAALSVAQTAEVLTHIERLRELGLAVILISHNMTDVRAVSDRIVVLRHGRNNGTFDAATTSHEEVLAAITGATVRRQPRLHALR, from the coding sequence ATGGACGCGGTGCCGGTGCCTCTGCTGTCCATGCGCGGCATCAGCAAGAACTTCGGCGCGGTCGAGGCGCTCGCGGGCGTCGACATCGACGTGTTCGCGCACGAGGTCGTCGCGCTCGTCGGCGACAACGGGGCCGGCAAGTCGACGCTCGCCAAGGTCGTCGCAGGTGCGTACACGCCCGACGCGGGCCTCATCGAGATCGCGGGGGAGCCCACGACGATCACGACGCCGGCCGCCGCGCACCAGCTCGGCATCGCGACCGTGTTCCAGGACTTCGCGCTGTGCGACAACCTCGACGTGACGTCGAACCTCTTCCTGGGACGCGAGGTGCGCTCGGGCGGGCTGCTCGACGACGGGTACATGGAGGCCACCGCGCGCCGCGTCCTCGACAAGCTGAACTCGCGCATCCCGTCGGTCCGCACGCCGTTGTCGACCCTCTCGGCCGGGCAGCGGCAGTCGGTCGCGATCGCGCGCACGCTCATCGGCGAGCCGCGCATCGTCGTGCTCGACGAGCCGACCGCGGCCCTGTCGGTCGCGCAGACCGCCGAGGTGCTCACCCACATCGAGCGGCTGCGCGAGCTGGGTCTCGCGGTCATCCTCATCAGCCACAACATGACGGACGTGCGCGCGGTGTCCGACCGCATCGTCGTCCTGCGGCACGGCCGCAACAACGGCACGTTCGACGCGGCGACGACGAGCCACGAGGAGGTCCTCGCGGCGATCACGGGCGCGACGGTGCGCCGCCAGCCGCGCCTGCACGCGCTGCGCTGA